A window of the Streptomyces sp. NBC_00250 genome harbors these coding sequences:
- a CDS encoding DEAD/DEAH box helicase, whose translation MTTTTTTSSHHLSPAFPGRAPWGTAGKLRAWQQGAMERYLQEQPRDFLAVATPGAGKTTFALTLASWLLHHHVVQQITVVAPTEHLKKQWAAAAARIGIKLDPDYSAGPLSKEYDGVAITYAGVGVRPMLHRNRCEQRKTLVILDEIHHAGDSKSWGEACLEAFEPATRRLALTGTPFRSDTNPIPFVTYEEGNDGIRRSSADYTYGYGNALGDGVVRPVIFLSYSGNMRWRTKAGDEIAARLGEPMTKDAVSQAWRTALDAKGDWMPNVLRAADQRLTEVRKSIPDAGGLVIASDQDSARSYAKLIREITGTKATVVLSDDTGASNRIDEFSENNDRWMVAVRMVSEGVDVPRLSVGVYATTISTPLFFAQAVGRFVRSRRRGETASVFLPTIPSLLGFANEMEVERDHVLDKPKKQGEEDPYAESEKELAEAERQQDEDTGEQDMLPFEALESDAVFDRVLYNSAEFGMQAHPGSAEEQDYLGIPGLLEPDQVQLLLQKRQARQIAHSRKKPDDEADLLELPAERRPVVSHKELLELRKQLNTMVGAYVHQTGKPHGVIHTELRRVCGGPPSAEATAGQIRERIKKVQEWATRMR comes from the coding sequence GTGACTACTACCACCACCACCTCCTCCCATCACCTTTCTCCCGCCTTCCCCGGCCGGGCCCCATGGGGTACCGCCGGCAAGCTGCGAGCCTGGCAGCAGGGCGCCATGGAGAGGTACCTCCAGGAGCAGCCCCGTGACTTCCTCGCCGTCGCCACCCCCGGCGCCGGCAAGACGACCTTCGCCCTGACCCTCGCGTCCTGGCTGCTGCACCACCACGTCGTGCAGCAGATCACCGTCGTCGCGCCCACCGAGCACCTCAAGAAGCAGTGGGCCGCCGCAGCCGCGCGGATAGGCATCAAGCTGGACCCGGACTACAGCGCCGGGCCGCTCAGCAAGGAGTACGACGGGGTCGCCATCACCTACGCCGGTGTCGGCGTCCGCCCGATGCTCCACCGCAACCGCTGCGAGCAGCGCAAGACCCTCGTCATCCTCGACGAGATCCACCACGCCGGAGACTCCAAGTCCTGGGGCGAGGCCTGCCTTGAGGCCTTCGAGCCCGCCACCCGGCGGCTCGCGCTCACCGGCACCCCCTTCCGCTCCGACACCAACCCCATCCCCTTCGTCACGTACGAGGAGGGGAACGACGGCATCCGGCGGTCCTCCGCCGACTACACGTACGGCTACGGGAACGCCCTCGGCGACGGCGTCGTCCGGCCCGTCATCTTCCTCTCCTACAGCGGCAACATGCGCTGGCGCACCAAGGCCGGCGACGAGATCGCCGCCCGCCTCGGCGAGCCGATGACGAAGGACGCCGTCTCGCAGGCCTGGCGCACCGCCCTGGACGCGAAGGGCGACTGGATGCCGAACGTCCTCCGGGCCGCCGACCAGCGGCTCACCGAGGTCCGGAAGTCCATCCCCGACGCGGGCGGGCTCGTCATCGCCTCCGACCAGGACTCGGCCCGCTCGTACGCCAAGCTGATCCGAGAGATCACCGGCACCAAGGCCACCGTCGTCCTCTCCGACGACACCGGCGCCTCGAACCGCATCGACGAGTTCAGCGAGAACAACGACCGCTGGATGGTCGCCGTCCGCATGGTGTCCGAGGGCGTCGACGTACCCCGTCTCTCCGTGGGCGTGTACGCGACGACGATCTCGACCCCGCTCTTCTTCGCGCAGGCCGTCGGCCGTTTCGTGCGTTCGCGCAGGCGCGGCGAGACCGCCTCCGTGTTCCTTCCCACGATCCCCAGCCTCCTCGGTTTCGCCAACGAGATGGAGGTCGAGCGGGACCACGTCCTCGACAAGCCCAAGAAGCAGGGCGAGGAGGACCCGTACGCCGAGTCCGAGAAGGAACTCGCCGAGGCCGAGCGGCAGCAGGACGAGGACACCGGCGAGCAGGACATGCTGCCCTTCGAGGCGCTGGAGTCCGACGCCGTCTTCGACCGCGTCCTCTACAACAGCGCCGAGTTCGGCATGCAGGCCCACCCCGGCAGCGCGGAGGAGCAGGACTACCTCGGCATCCCGGGCCTCCTCGAACCCGACCAGGTCCAGCTGCTCCTCCAGAAGCGCCAGGCCCGGCAGATCGCGCACAGCCGCAAGAAGCCGGACGACGAGGCGGATCTGCTCGAACTTCCCGCCGAGCGGCGCCCTGTCGTTTCCCACAAGGAGCTCCTGGAGCTGCGCAAGCAGCTCAACACCATGGTCGGCGCGTACGTCCACCAGACCGGCAAGCCCCACGGCGTGATCCACACGGAGCTGCGCCGGGTGTGCGGCGGGCCGCCGAGCGCGGAGGCCACCGCCGGCCAGATCCGGGAACGGATCAAGAAGGTGCAGGAGTGGGCCACCCGGATGCGGTGA
- a CDS encoding MFS transporter, with product MSALEPSDTDVAPSPGPLAPRDADTVVDAFDGVDSKGSVLDPAHRALSIGIVSVVLLIAFEATAVGTAMPVAARELNGIPLYAFAFSAYFTTSLFAMVLAGQWSDRGGPLAPLTAGISAFAAGLLLSGTAGAMWLFILGRAVQGLGGGLVIVALYVIVGRAYAEHLRPAIMAAFAASWVVPSVVGPLAAGTITEHLGWRWVFVGIPALVVFPLALALPAIRRTASGPADPTAPLAPWDRRRIRLALGISAGAALLQYAGQELRWLSLAPAAAGAALLVPAVRGLLPHGTYRAARGLPSVVLLRGIAAGAFIAAESFVPLMLVTQRGLSPTLAGLSLAAGGLTWALGSWIQARPWTEPYRERLVVLGMVLVALAIAAAPTVLIPAVPVWVLAVAWSLGCLGMGAVIASTSVLLMKLSAPEEVGANSAALQISDGLSNVLLLAAGGAAFAALGGGAVGHAVTSSAATGSHPGAFAAVFLPMAGVAAVGAWVATRLHAEKAQARA from the coding sequence ATGAGCGCCCTCGAACCCAGCGACACCGACGTCGCCCCAAGCCCCGGACCCCTTGCCCCGCGCGACGCCGACACCGTCGTCGACGCCTTCGACGGCGTCGACTCCAAGGGGTCCGTCCTCGACCCGGCCCACCGGGCGCTCAGCATCGGCATCGTCTCCGTCGTCCTGCTCATCGCCTTCGAGGCCACCGCCGTCGGCACCGCCATGCCCGTCGCCGCCCGCGAGCTGAACGGCATCCCCCTCTACGCCTTCGCCTTCTCCGCCTACTTCACCACCAGCCTCTTCGCCATGGTCCTGGCCGGGCAGTGGTCCGACCGCGGCGGGCCGCTCGCCCCCCTCACCGCCGGCATCAGCGCCTTCGCCGCCGGGCTGCTGCTCTCCGGGACCGCCGGTGCCATGTGGCTGTTCATCCTCGGCCGGGCCGTCCAGGGCCTCGGCGGAGGGCTGGTCATCGTCGCGCTGTACGTGATCGTCGGCCGGGCCTACGCCGAGCACCTCAGACCGGCGATCATGGCCGCGTTCGCCGCGAGCTGGGTCGTCCCCTCCGTCGTCGGGCCGCTCGCCGCCGGAACGATCACCGAGCACCTCGGCTGGCGCTGGGTCTTCGTCGGCATCCCCGCCCTCGTCGTCTTCCCGCTGGCCCTCGCCCTCCCCGCGATACGCCGCACCGCCTCCGGCCCCGCCGACCCCACCGCGCCCCTCGCCCCCTGGGACCGGCGCCGGATCCGGCTCGCGCTCGGCATCTCGGCGGGCGCGGCGCTCCTCCAGTACGCGGGTCAGGAGCTGCGCTGGCTCTCCCTGGCCCCGGCGGCCGCGGGCGCCGCGCTCCTCGTGCCCGCCGTCCGCGGGCTCCTTCCGCACGGCACCTACCGGGCGGCCCGTGGCCTGCCGTCCGTCGTCCTGCTCCGCGGCATCGCCGCGGGTGCCTTCATCGCGGCCGAGTCCTTCGTGCCGCTGATGCTGGTCACCCAGCGTGGCCTGAGCCCCACCCTGGCCGGACTCTCCCTCGCCGCGGGCGGCCTCACCTGGGCGCTCGGCTCCTGGATCCAGGCCCGGCCGTGGACGGAGCCGTACCGGGAACGGCTCGTGGTCCTCGGCATGGTCCTGGTCGCGCTTGCCATCGCGGCGGCGCCGACCGTGCTGATCCCGGCGGTGCCGGTGTGGGTGCTCGCCGTGGCCTGGAGCCTCGGCTGCCTCGGCATGGGGGCCGTGATCGCCTCGACGAGCGTGCTGCTCATGAAGCTCTCCGCGCCCGAGGAGGTCGGCGCGAACTCGGCCGCCCTGCAGATCTCCGACGGCCTCTCCAACGTCCTGCTCCTCGCGGCGGGCGGCGCGGCCTTCGCGGCGCTCGGCGGCGGCGCGGTCGGCCACGCGGTCACGTCCTCCGCGGCCACGGGCTCCCACCCGGGGGCCTTCGCGGCGGTCTTCCTGCCGATGGCGGGGGTCGCGGCGGTGGGCGCGTGGGTGGCGACCCGGCTGCACGCGGAGAAGGCGCAGGCACGGGCGTAG
- a CDS encoding Lrp/AsnC family transcriptional regulator, with product MAIDHLDGRLITLLAREPRIGVLEASRRLGVARGTVQARLDRLQASGVIRGFGPQVDPAALGYPVTAFATLEIKQGQGADVRGHLATVPEVLELHTTTGHGDMLCRLVARSNADLQRVIDKVVAFEGIMRASTAIVMENPVPLRIIPLVEQAAQE from the coding sequence GTGGCGATCGATCATTTGGACGGCCGGCTCATCACGCTCCTCGCGCGCGAGCCGCGCATCGGGGTCCTGGAGGCCTCCCGGCGGCTCGGGGTGGCGCGCGGCACGGTCCAGGCGCGGCTCGACCGGCTCCAGGCGAGTGGGGTGATCAGGGGTTTCGGGCCGCAGGTGGACCCGGCGGCGCTCGGCTATCCGGTGACGGCGTTCGCGACGCTGGAGATCAAGCAGGGGCAGGGCGCGGACGTACGGGGGCACCTGGCGACCGTGCCCGAGGTGCTGGAACTGCACACGACGACGGGCCACGGCGACATGCTCTGCCGCCTCGTCGCCCGCTCGAACGCGGACCTCCAGCGGGTGATCGACAAGGTGGTGGCGTTCGAGGGGATCATGCGGGCGTCGACGGCGATCGTGATGGAGAACCCGGTGCCGCTGCGGATCATCCCGCTGGTGGAGCAGGCGGCACAGGAGTAG
- a CDS encoding ArsR/SmtB family transcription factor: MPEPEAFPTRSLDPRTLRGLAHPLRIQLLRALRSHGPATASQLAERLGESSGATSYHLRQLAAHGFVEDDPTRGKGRERWWKAGQQGVTVDETLSRNPDPEVRGALDLYVHEIATIHTQELSTYLGTRHDWGDAWLGVSDMSDFTLRLSPEKLRELDKRMHALIASYRDIEEADAPDAERVRIHLHAFPQHEN; encoded by the coding sequence ATGCCCGAGCCCGAAGCCTTCCCGACCCGCTCCCTGGACCCGCGCACCCTGCGTGGACTCGCCCACCCCCTCCGCATCCAGCTGCTGCGCGCCCTGCGCAGTCACGGCCCCGCCACCGCCTCCCAACTGGCGGAGCGCCTCGGCGAGTCCAGTGGTGCGACCAGCTACCACCTGCGCCAGCTCGCCGCCCACGGCTTCGTCGAGGACGACCCGACGAGGGGCAAGGGACGTGAGCGGTGGTGGAAGGCCGGCCAGCAGGGCGTGACCGTCGACGAGACGCTCTCCCGGAACCCGGACCCCGAGGTCCGCGGCGCCCTCGACCTCTACGTCCACGAGATCGCGACGATCCACACCCAGGAGCTGAGCACCTACCTCGGCACCCGGCACGACTGGGGCGACGCCTGGCTCGGCGTGTCCGACATGAGCGACTTCACCCTGCGCCTGTCCCCCGAGAAACTCCGCGAGCTCGACAAGAGGATGCACGCCCTCATCGCGAGCTACCGGGACATCGAGGAGGCCGACGCGCCCGACGCCGAGCGCGTACGGATCCATCTGCACGCGTTCCCGCAGCACGAGAACTGA
- a CDS encoding IclR family transcriptional regulator, producing MTAETSQTLDRGLRVLKLLADTDHGLTVTELSNKLGVNRTVVYRLLATLEQHALVRRDLGGRARVGLGVLRLGRQVHPLVREAALPALRSLAEDIGATAHLTLVDGAEALAVAVVEPTWTDYHVAYRAGFRHPLDRGAAGRAILAARQGGLIEPGFTLTHGELEAGASGAAAPLVGVTGVEGSVGVVMLADAVPERVGPRVVDAAREVADALR from the coding sequence GTGACCGCGGAGACCTCCCAGACGCTCGACCGGGGACTCAGAGTCCTCAAACTGCTCGCCGACACCGACCACGGCCTGACCGTCACCGAGTTGTCCAACAAACTCGGTGTCAACCGGACCGTCGTCTACCGGCTGCTCGCCACCCTGGAGCAGCACGCCCTCGTCCGCCGCGACCTCGGCGGGCGTGCCCGCGTCGGCCTCGGCGTGCTCCGGCTCGGCCGCCAGGTCCACCCCCTGGTCCGGGAGGCCGCGCTGCCCGCGCTGCGCTCCCTCGCCGAGGACATCGGGGCGACGGCCCATCTGACGCTGGTCGACGGCGCGGAGGCGCTCGCGGTCGCGGTCGTCGAACCGACCTGGACCGACTACCACGTCGCCTACCGGGCCGGCTTCCGTCACCCGCTCGACCGGGGCGCGGCCGGCCGCGCCATCCTCGCCGCCCGCCAGGGCGGTCTCATCGAACCGGGCTTCACGCTCACCCACGGCGAACTTGAGGCGGGCGCCAGCGGTGCGGCCGCGCCTCTCGTCGGCGTCACGGGCGTGGAAGGCAGCGTCGGCGTCGTGATGCTCGCGGACGCGGTCCCGGAGCGGGTCGGGCCGCGGGTGGTGGACGCGGCTCGGGAGGTCGCCGACGCGTTGCGCTAG
- a CDS encoding alpha/beta fold hydrolase — protein sequence MTPDHAPARRTVAKGALAGAAALLLGAAPAPAASASAPAVPSGARSLRLPAPTGPYAVGATVRHLVDSSRNDPWEPAIGVRELMVTVLRPTAAGRGFPRMPQLTPGAAEAFTVLAPLVRPRLPAAGVDWAATLTHARTGAPPLPGRRPVLLHSPGGGDSRAMGSSLAIDLASHGWTVVTVDHPGDASEVEFPDGRPGRERVRTTVLRPDLDAGTFRTMIDTRVADLRFVLDALRLDRVGLYGHSAGGTAVAQALHEDPRVAAAVNLEGYLDRMDGALLPVAREGTDRPLLLAGTDGFRDDRLDRSWSALLAHGGPVARRELADSDHWVFTDYAALVPQLQAAGLTTAAGRAEMVGTVDPRVSVPAVRKLVRSFFARHLPVPR from the coding sequence ATGACACCCGACCACGCACCCGCCCGCCGCACCGTGGCCAAGGGAGCCCTCGCCGGGGCCGCCGCCCTGCTGCTCGGCGCCGCGCCCGCCCCCGCCGCCTCCGCCTCCGCCCCGGCCGTCCCCTCCGGTGCGCGAAGCCTCCGACTGCCCGCGCCCACCGGCCCGTACGCCGTCGGCGCCACCGTCCGGCACCTCGTCGACTCCTCCCGCAACGACCCGTGGGAACCCGCGATCGGCGTACGGGAGCTGATGGTCACCGTGCTGCGGCCGACCGCCGCCGGCCGGGGCTTCCCGCGCATGCCCCAGCTCACCCCCGGTGCCGCCGAGGCGTTCACCGTCCTCGCCCCCCTCGTCCGCCCGCGGCTGCCGGCCGCCGGAGTCGACTGGGCGGCCACCCTCACCCACGCCCGGACCGGCGCACCGCCCCTGCCCGGCCGCCGCCCGGTGCTGCTCCACAGCCCCGGCGGCGGGGACTCCCGCGCCATGGGCAGCTCCCTCGCGATCGACCTCGCCTCGCACGGCTGGACCGTCGTCACCGTCGACCACCCCGGCGACGCGTCCGAGGTGGAGTTCCCCGACGGGCGGCCGGGACGCGAGCGGGTCCGCACCACCGTGCTCCGCCCGGACCTGGACGCCGGGACCTTCCGCACCATGATCGACACCCGGGTCGCCGACCTCCGCTTCGTCCTCGACGCCCTCCGCCTCGACCGGGTCGGGCTCTACGGGCACTCCGCCGGCGGCACCGCCGTCGCCCAGGCGCTCCACGAGGACCCGAGGGTCGCCGCCGCCGTGAACCTGGAGGGGTACCTGGACCGGATGGACGGCGCGCTCCTCCCGGTGGCCCGCGAGGGCACGGACCGGCCGTTGCTCCTCGCCGGTACCGACGGCTTCCGCGACGACCGGCTCGACCGCTCCTGGTCGGCGCTGCTCGCGCACGGCGGTCCCGTCGCCCGCCGGGAGCTCGCCGACAGCGACCACTGGGTCTTCACCGACTACGCGGCCCTCGTCCCGCAGCTCCAGGCCGCCGGTCTGACGACCGCCGCAGGGCGTGCCGAGATGGTCGGCACCGTCGACCCCCGGGTCTCGGTGCCCGCCGTCCGCAAGCTCGTACGGTCCTTCTTCGCCCGCCACCTGCCCGTGCCCCGGTAG
- a CDS encoding winged helix-turn-helix domain-containing protein, translating to MLRIRFTADDLTRVRLARRPSPVPELHAALLMLGAPHEGLLFGRWRGRLLRALPAAAEPLAELAPGGTAPYFLDVLGETREEGFALMRSARPEVVRSELARVYAGQGTVPPWIRALHAGDAEAWGTLDRAQRAAYETVLAPVWPLVQDLHRAEFTRYALTAAERGLAAALTAVAPGSRLRDGAWEWPTDPAGREIRLGGRGLVLLPTFHWRGGPLVQDLPDRPVVVTYPAGEGLPLTPEPRGEGLAAVLGRTRTAVLHALAEEPRTTTDLARLTGTSNATASAHAAALRTAGLITTTRTGRSVHHEQTPLGALVVGMRSAGAVEAPPGRSPGRAGTTPPGRHRHTENRPQGSDRVSRAP from the coding sequence GTGCTCCGCATCCGTTTCACGGCGGACGACTTGACCCGGGTACGGCTCGCGCGCCGCCCCTCTCCCGTGCCCGAGCTGCACGCGGCACTGCTGATGCTGGGCGCCCCGCACGAGGGGCTGCTCTTCGGCCGCTGGCGGGGCAGGCTCCTGCGGGCCCTGCCGGCGGCGGCCGAGCCGCTCGCGGAGCTGGCGCCGGGCGGGACGGCCCCGTACTTCCTCGACGTCCTCGGCGAGACACGGGAGGAGGGCTTCGCGCTGATGCGGTCGGCGCGGCCGGAGGTCGTACGGTCCGAGCTGGCACGGGTGTACGCGGGACAGGGCACCGTCCCGCCGTGGATCCGGGCCCTGCACGCCGGGGACGCCGAGGCCTGGGGAACCCTCGACCGGGCCCAGCGGGCGGCGTACGAGACGGTCCTCGCGCCGGTGTGGCCGCTGGTCCAGGACCTGCACCGGGCGGAGTTCACCCGGTACGCGCTGACGGCCGCCGAGCGGGGCCTCGCCGCCGCCCTGACGGCGGTGGCCCCGGGCTCACGGCTGCGCGACGGGGCCTGGGAGTGGCCGACAGACCCGGCGGGCCGTGAGATCCGGCTCGGCGGGCGGGGCCTGGTCCTGCTGCCGACCTTCCACTGGCGGGGCGGCCCACTGGTCCAGGACCTGCCGGACCGCCCGGTGGTCGTCACCTACCCGGCGGGCGAGGGCCTGCCTCTCACCCCGGAACCCCGGGGAGAGGGCCTGGCGGCGGTCCTGGGCCGCACGAGGACCGCCGTGCTGCACGCCCTGGCGGAAGAACCCCGCACGACGACGGACCTGGCCCGCCTCACCGGCACGAGCAACGCGACGGCCTCGGCCCACGCGGCGGCCCTCCGGACAGCAGGCCTGATCACCACGACGAGAACAGGGAGATCGGTCCACCACGAACAGACCCCCCTGGGGGCCCTGGTGGTGGGCATGCGTTCCGCCGGGGCGGTGGAGGCACCCCCCGGACGGAGTCCGGGGAGGGCGGGCACGACACCCCCAGGGCGGCACCGACACACCGAAAACCGCCCTCAGGGCAGTGACCGGGTGAGCCGCGCGCCCTAG
- a CDS encoding MFS transporter codes for MTAPGGHEAGTAKRDRIPLATVLAANAVSITGNSLTLIGVPWFALDTTGSPGKAGLVAFCAALPVLVSAIAGGPVIDRIGRRRVSVVSDLVCAVALAAIPLLNRAGLLQFWMLCALMAVTGLFHAPGETARNVLIPDLARRAGTPLSRAASLYDAVSRGARMTGAALAGLLVAFIGADTVLYVDAVTFAASALLVLAGLRGIPSAEPLRGAPPLSAAAYRADLREGYAFLLRTRLLLGINFAVMTTNGLAQSWSSVLLPLHAREDLGGSGSLGLLVAVSGGCALLGALGYGAVGHRFPRRRVFAVGFLLTGAPAYVTAALTDTTAPLLVAMALGGLGAGVLNPILTTVFYETVPEELRSRVGGASTASVLLTAPLGGLAAGFLVESTGLTTALLTVGGVYFLAGLSPLVFPSWRGMDAPPAAAARGTAVSKPEPSTPAPVPGPAGTPPRR; via the coding sequence ATGACCGCTCCGGGGGGACACGAAGCGGGTACGGCGAAGAGGGACCGGATCCCCCTGGCGACCGTCCTGGCCGCCAACGCCGTATCGATCACCGGAAATTCACTCACGCTCATCGGCGTCCCGTGGTTCGCGCTCGACACCACGGGAAGCCCCGGCAAGGCCGGGCTCGTCGCCTTCTGCGCGGCCCTGCCAGTCCTGGTCTCCGCGATCGCCGGCGGTCCGGTGATCGACCGGATCGGGCGACGCCGGGTCTCCGTCGTCTCGGACCTCGTCTGCGCCGTCGCGCTCGCCGCGATCCCGCTGCTCAACCGGGCCGGACTTCTGCAGTTCTGGATGCTGTGCGCCCTGATGGCCGTCACCGGCCTCTTCCACGCGCCCGGCGAGACCGCGCGCAACGTCCTCATCCCCGACCTGGCCCGCCGCGCCGGCACCCCGCTCTCCCGCGCCGCCAGCCTCTACGACGCCGTCTCGCGCGGCGCCCGTATGACCGGCGCCGCCCTCGCGGGCCTCCTCGTGGCGTTCATCGGCGCCGACACCGTGCTGTACGTCGACGCCGTGACGTTCGCCGCCTCCGCGCTCCTCGTCCTCGCCGGCCTGCGCGGCATCCCCTCCGCCGAACCCCTGCGGGGAGCCCCACCGCTCTCCGCGGCGGCCTACCGGGCCGACCTGCGCGAGGGCTACGCGTTCCTGCTGCGCACCCGACTGCTGCTCGGCATCAACTTCGCGGTGATGACGACCAACGGTCTGGCACAGAGCTGGAGTTCCGTCCTCCTCCCGCTCCACGCCCGGGAGGACCTCGGCGGTTCGGGCTCGCTCGGCCTGCTCGTCGCCGTCTCCGGCGGCTGCGCCCTCCTCGGGGCGCTCGGCTACGGGGCCGTCGGCCACCGCTTCCCGCGCCGACGGGTCTTCGCCGTCGGGTTCCTGCTCACCGGCGCCCCCGCCTATGTGACCGCGGCCTTGACCGACACCACCGCGCCGCTGCTCGTGGCGATGGCCCTCGGCGGGCTGGGGGCGGGAGTGCTGAACCCCATCCTCACCACGGTCTTCTACGAGACGGTCCCGGAGGAACTGCGCAGTCGTGTCGGCGGCGCCAGCACCGCCTCGGTGCTGCTCACCGCCCCGCTCGGCGGACTCGCCGCCGGATTCCTGGTGGAGAGCACGGGGCTCACCACGGCGCTGCTCACGGTGGGCGGGGTGTACTTCCTGGCCGGCCTCTCGCCACTGGTGTTCCCCTCCTGGCGGGGAATGGACGCCCCGCCGGCCGCCGCCGCGCGCGGTACGGCCGTCAGCAAGCCGGAACCTTCGACTCCTGCCCCTGTTCCAGGGCCCGCAGGGACGCCGCCGCGTCGCTGA
- a CDS encoding type II toxin-antitoxin system death-on-curing family toxin produces the protein MTTRATTRFLTVAEVEVIARIAFTGEGLPELRAPGLLESAVHRPRARMFGESAYTDLWEQAAVLLHALAANHPFVDGNKRAAWLSAATFLAVNGVDLVDVDQDRAYALVIDVAAGTEVDISGIAQRLREL, from the coding sequence ATGACCACGCGTGCGACCACTCGGTTCCTGACCGTCGCGGAGGTCGAGGTGATCGCCCGGATCGCCTTCACCGGCGAGGGCCTGCCCGAGCTGCGGGCCCCCGGGCTCCTGGAGTCCGCCGTGCACCGGCCGAGGGCCCGGATGTTCGGCGAGAGCGCGTACACCGACCTCTGGGAGCAGGCGGCCGTGCTGCTTCACGCGCTCGCCGCCAACCACCCCTTCGTCGACGGGAACAAGCGCGCCGCCTGGCTCTCCGCGGCGACCTTCCTCGCCGTGAACGGAGTCGATCTCGTCGATGTCGACCAGGACCGGGCATACGCGCTGGTCATCGATGTCGCGGCCGGCACCGAGGTGGACATTTCCGGCATTGCGCAGCGGCTGCGGGAGCTGTGA
- a CDS encoding S16 family serine protease produces MLSSLSRPRALALCALPVAALFAVVGLAPLPYAIAQPGTTADVLGKDKGREIITITGAPVRPTEGQLRMTTIVATGPSTDVDFGDVADAWFRTDRAVLPHDSVYPAGKSDAEIEKHNLGQMKESQDSATLAALDYLKMDPEKVKVTLHLADIGGPSAGLLFSLGIVEKLAGDGSGGDLTGGRIVAGTGTIDADGTVGAVGGVSLKTQAAARDGATVFLVPKAECSDAEAELPKGLRLIPVTALSDAAASLRALEQGQESKVPAC; encoded by the coding sequence GTGCTCTCCAGTCTCTCCCGTCCCCGTGCTCTCGCGCTCTGCGCCCTGCCCGTCGCCGCCCTCTTCGCCGTCGTCGGCCTCGCGCCGCTGCCCTATGCCATCGCGCAGCCCGGCACGACCGCCGACGTGCTCGGCAAGGACAAGGGGCGGGAGATCATCACGATCACCGGCGCCCCGGTCCGGCCCACCGAGGGGCAGCTGCGGATGACGACGATCGTCGCGACCGGGCCGTCCACGGACGTGGACTTCGGGGACGTGGCCGACGCCTGGTTCCGTACCGACCGGGCCGTCCTGCCGCACGACTCCGTCTACCCCGCGGGGAAGTCCGACGCCGAGATCGAGAAGCACAACCTCGGCCAGATGAAGGAGTCGCAGGACTCGGCCACCCTCGCCGCCCTCGACTACCTCAAGATGGACCCCGAGAAGGTGAAGGTGACCCTGCACCTCGCCGACATCGGCGGGCCCAGCGCCGGGCTGCTCTTCTCCCTCGGCATCGTCGAGAAACTCGCGGGCGACGGTTCCGGCGGTGACCTCACCGGCGGCCGGATCGTCGCCGGTACGGGCACGATCGACGCGGACGGCACGGTCGGCGCCGTCGGCGGGGTCTCCCTGAAGACCCAGGCGGCCGCCCGCGACGGGGCCACCGTCTTCCTGGTACCGAAGGCCGAGTGCTCGGACGCCGAGGCCGAGCTGCCGAAGGGCCTGCGGCTCATCCCCGTCACCGCGCTCAGCGACGCGGCGGCGTCCCTGCGGGCCCTGGAACAGGGGCAGGAGTCGAAGGTTCCGGCTTGCTGA